The genomic stretch GGCGAGAGGGGAGTGCGGGCGTGGGCTTCTTCCGGCGTACCCGGCGGTCGCGGCAGGTCGGGCGGCATCAGTGGGCCGGGCGGCAGGCGACGGGTGACGGCCAGACGGCGGTCCTGCGGCCGGGTTACTACCGGTCGGCGGCCTGCCCACCGTTGCGGCCGTGGCAGGTGCGGGGTTGGCGTTTCGGGGCGGCCCGGTTCGGGCGGCGCGGACTCGACCCGGACGAGGTGCAGGAGTTCCTGGACCGGCTGGCCGACGAACTGGGCGCCGTCTATGACGCGCTGGGTAACAGTGTGGAGGAGGCGGCGCGCTGCCGGAACGCGCTGCGGCGGTGGCAGGGCGAGCAGGCCCGCCGGGTGCACTCGGGTGGGCTGGGCCACGGCAACTCGGCGGGAGGGCGGTACTGATGACGCAGCGGTTCGTGATCCACGTGCCGGTGGTCGCCGGGGACCTGGGTGTGGCCGTACGGCTGGCTCGGGTGCTGGCCCGGTGGTCGAGCGTGCTCGCCGCGGCCGACCCCGGCGAGACCACCGTGTCGGCCGAGGACGAGCAGGGCATACGCCATCGGGTCTTCTGTGACCTGCGGTTGCCCGGCGGGCGGCGCTGCCTGCTGCGAGCCGACCACGACGGACCGTGCGCCGGGCGGGTGGCGTGATGGGCGCGGACGCGGACCGGCCGCCGGTCGGGCCACCGGCCGCACCGCTGATCACGTGTGCCACCTGCGCTGGTGCGGGTGCCGTCACCGAGGTGTGCGGGTGTACCGGTGGTGGCAACCGGCTGCTGGTGGGCTGGCGGGACGAGGTCGGGCGGGCGTACCGGGACTGCCGGCTCTGCGGCGGGGCCGGGAGCGTGGCGCACGACTGTGTGGACTGCGGGCGGACCGGGCGGTGGCGGGCGCAGCTCGTGCTCACCGTGGCCGACCTCGACACCGGCGCGGTGGCCTCCGCGAACGTGGTGCCGGGCAGCGTCGAACCGACCGTCGCGGACCGGGGCGGCTGGTGCCTCGACCTGACCGCGCTGCTACGCGAGCAGCGGGCGGTCGTCGAGGCGGACGGCGAGGTCGGGGCGGACGGCGGCGTCGGGGCGGACGGCGAGGTCGGGGCCGCCGAGCCGCCGGACGGCGATCCGCTGCGGGAACGCAACCGGCCCTGGGAGGCGGCGAGCCTGGTCGTGCCGCTGCACCGGCGGTGGCGGCCGGGGCTGCCGCAGCAGCGGCTACGGGAGTTGGAGGCACAGGCGATCGCCCGGCACGTGCACCGGCCGTGGTGGCTGCTGCTGATCCGGTCGGCGGCACCGCCCGCCGAGCAACCGGACGCCCGGCTGGCCCGGCTCTGCGAGCTGGCGGACCTGCTCCGGCTGGACCTGGTGGTCGAGGCGCGTCGGCACCGCCGTGGTGCCCCGACATGGCACGTGCGGTATGAGGTGCCGGGCTCGCAGCTGCCCGCACAGACGCCGGCGCACTGGCCCGACCTGCGGACGGCGGTCGCCGCGACCACCGTCGCCGACGCGCTGTTCGGGCTGGGGGAGCGCGGGTCGGCCGCGCCCGCGTACACGATGGTGCCTGGTGGTGGCGAGCGGACCGTGCGGCACGACGTCGACCTGGCACGGCTCGGTGGGCTGGTCCTCGCCGACCTGGGTGGGGCACCCGGTGCCCAGGCGGTCTGGCGCGACGGGCGCTGGTGGCATCTGCGGCTCGCCGTGGACGGCAGCACGGTCGTGTTGACCGAGCGGGACACCGGGCAGGTCGCCCGGCGACCGATCGACCTGCTGCGGCGGGTCGCCGAACCGCCCGCGCCGAGCTGGCAGGGCGTGCCGGTGCCGCATGAACCGTGCCCGGACTGCGTTCCCGGCGGCGGGCTGGTCTCCTGCTACTGCCGGGTCGACGGCGGACCGGCTGAGCCGGGATGCCGCATCTGCGGCGGTGCCGGGTTCGCGCCGGTGACCGGCGGCTGCCCGGGATGCCGGGGCAGCCGTCGCCGCCACGCCGCGCTCACCGTGACGGTGACCGATCTGGTCGACCGGGCCGAGCATGAGCTGTGGCTGCCCGGTGACGGGCCCGACGTGCCGTCCGGTCACCGGCTCGACGGCCCCTACCGGCTCGCCGACCAGGCCACCCGTTTCGGCGTACGGCCCGAACACCTCACCGACGCCGACGGCGGCCGGACCCTCGACGCGGCGCTGCGGGACGGCCTGGTGCTGGTCGGCGGACCGGACCCGGAGCGGCGGTTCGTCTCCTCCGCCGCCGCCGGGCGGCCCGGTGCCCGGCTGATCGTGGTCGCCCGCCGCCCGGACGTGCCGCCCCTGGCGGACCTGGTACGCCTGGCCCGCGCGTTGTCACTGACGCTGCGGGTGGGGGTGTGCGACGAACGGCCCGACGGGATGGCGTTGCGCTGGTCGGTGTCGCTGGTCCGGTGCGGCACGGCCCGCGCACGGCCGATGCAGCTCACCGTGGAAGCGGCGATCGACTTCTGCCTGCGGTTCCTCGACAACGCGGTACGCGACGCCGTGCCGGACGATCCCGCCGTGCCGATTCCCGTGCCGCAGGCCCCGGCCAGGGCGCGGCCACCCGACCCGGTGCCGGGCATCCTGGCGCTGGCCGAACACCACGCGGGTACGGAGGTGTCGGTGGAGTTCGGCCGGGACGGCTGCCGCGTCGACCTGCTGGTGCCCGAGGGCTGGCGGCTGATCGCCCGCGCGGCGTCGTTCGGTGACGCGCTGCGCGGGCTGGGACTGGTCAGCTGATGTAGTGCAGGATCACGTTGTGCACGTGGTGACTCTTCTGGTCGCCCCGGAACTCCACCTCGTAGGTGTGCGTGCCGACGTGGATGGCGATGGCGCCGGTGGAGAAGAACGAACCACCCCACGACTTGTTGCTGACCACGCTCACGCTGGTGATCTTCGAGTACGGGATGCTGGTGATCGCGTACTTCTTGCCGATGAACGAACGGTCCTGGATGATCACGCGTCGATCGGTGAGCCCGATGAACCCGGTGCCGGTGCCGACGGCGTCGTAGACGGCGATGATCTGTTCCCCGTCGAGCAGGCCACTCTGGATCTGCTGGAACTGCTCCTTGCGGTCGTACGTCGCGTTCGTCATGTACTCCACGGTAGGTGGCCGACGCCAGCGGCGGCGGTGGCGCGTCGGCGATCGGCACGTACGCCACGTCGGGGCGCGGGTAGTAGCGCCGGGTGTGTTCGCCCACCGGCAGCACCCCCCGGCCCATCGCCACCAGGGTCAGCATCTCGGAGAAGGTGGCGCCCGCCGGCCCCTTCGGCACCGGGCGGCCGGACGGGGTGTGCTCCGGCGTGCGGTCGCGTTTGAACGCCGCCGACGTGACCGCCGGGTACTGGATGACCGGATGGTCGGCCAGCACCTCGACGGAGACGGACTCGGCGCGGGCCAGCGGGTGTGTCACGGCCACCGCGAGCAGCCGGGGTTCGCTGAGCAGTGGCGGTCCGCAGGCCATCCCGTCGAACGGGTACGCGGCGACGAGGATGTCGATCGAGCCGCCGTCGGGTGAACAGCTCGACGGCCCTGAGCAGGACGGGCGCGGTCCACTCGCCGAGGAACGCCACGGTCAGTCGACCGCTCGTGCCGCGTCCCGCCTCGGTGGCCCGGCGCACCGCCTCGTCCATGCCGGCGACCAGCGGCGTCAGGTCCTCGGCGAGCCGTCGACCGATCGGGGTGAGC from Micromonospora craniellae encodes the following:
- a CDS encoding DivIVA domain-containing protein produces the protein MGFFRRTRRSRQVGRHQWAGRQATGDGQTAVLRPGYYRSAACPPLRPWQVRGWRFGAARFGRRGLDPDEVQEFLDRLADELGAVYDALGNSVEEAARCRNALRRWQGEQARRVHSGGLGHGNSAGGRY
- a CDS encoding PH domain-containing protein, translating into MTNATYDRKEQFQQIQSGLLDGEQIIAVYDAVGTGTGFIGLTDRRVIIQDRSFIGKKYAITSIPYSKITSVSVVSNKSWGGSFFSTGAIAIHVGTHTYEVEFRGDQKSHHVHNVILHYIS